tgtatATGTATCTGgtcatgtgtgtgtatctggtaatgtatatgtatctggtaatgtgtgtgtatctggtaatgtgtatctggtaatgtgtatctggtaatgtatatgtatctggtaatgtgtgtgtatctggtaatgtatatgtatctggtaatgtgtatgtatctggtaatgtgtatctggtaatgtgtatctggtaatgtatatgtatctggtaatgtgtatgtatctggtaatgtgtatgtatctggtaatgtgtttgtatctggtaatgtgtatctggtaatgtgtatctggtaatgtgtatctggtaatgtgtatctggtaatgtgtatctggtaatgtgtgtgtatctggtaatgtgtgtgtatctggtaatgtgtatatggtaatgtgtatgtatctggtaatgtgtatgtatctggtaatgtgtgtatatctggtaatgtgtatgtatctggtaatgtgtatctggtaatgtgtatctggtaatgtgtatctggtaatgtgtatctggtaatgtgtgtgtatctggtaatgtgtgtgtatctggtaatgtgtatctggtaatgtgtatatggtaatgtgtatgtatctggtaatgtgtatctggtaatgtgtatgtggTAATGTGTATatggtaatgtgtatctggtaatgtgtatctggtaatgtgtatctggtaatgtgtgtatatctggtaatgtgtatgtatctggtaatgtgtatctggtaatgtgtatctggtaatgtgtatctggtaatgtgtatctggtaatgtgtatgtatctggtaatgtgtatctggtaatgtgtatctggtaatgtgtgtgtatctggtaatgtgtatgtatctggtaatgtgtgtgtatctggtaatgtgtgtgtatctggtaatgtgtatgtatctggtaatgtgtgtgtatctggtaatgtgtatctggtaatgtatATGTATCTGgtcatgtgtgtgtatctggtaatgtatatgtatctggtaatgtgtgtgtatctggtaatgtgtgtgtatctggtaatgtgtatctggtaatgtgtatgtatctggtaatgtgtgtgtatctggtaatgtgtgtgtatctggtaatgtgtatctggtaatgtgtgtgtatctggtaatgtgtatgtatctggtaatgtgtgtgtatctggtaatgtgtgtgtatctggtaatgtgtatctggtaatgtgtatgtatctggtaatgtgtatctggtaatgtgtctgtatctggtaatgtgtatgtatctggtaatgtgtctgtatctggtaatgtgtgtgtatctggtaatgtgtgtgtatctggtaatgtgtgtgtatctggtaatgtatgtgtatctggtaatgtgtttttatctggtaatgtgtgtgtatctggtaatgtgtatctggtaatgtgtgtgtatctggtaatgtgtatgtatctggtaatgtgtctgtatctggtaatgtgtgtgtatctggtaatgtgtgtgtatctggtaatgtgtgtctggtaatgtgtatgtatctggtaatgtgtgtgtatctggtaatgtgtgtgtatctggtaatgtgtgtgtatctggtaatgtgtatgtatctggtaatgtgtatgtatctggtaatgtgtgtgtatctggtaatgtgtatgtatctggtaatgtgtatgtatctggtaatgtgtatgtatctggtaatgtgtatgtatctggtaatgtgtgtgtatctggtaatgtgtatgtatctggtaatgtgtatctggtaatgtgtgtgtatctggtaatgtgtatctggtaatgtgtgtgtatctggtaatgtgtatctggtaatgtgtatgtatcttCCAAATCTTGGAATGTTCTGAAACCATTACTGTCCATGATATCGGCATGGTTACGGATTCCACATTAGGACCATTGGGGAGATGCAAATGGCCGCCCTCCAGATAACAAGGCATTAGTGTGAAATAATATCCAACATCTGATCTGAGGCTTTTGACCATTCTTTGTTCTTAGTCATTGTTGGGGAAAAATTGGATCCAGATCAgatgttgggtactatatttattgaatagtATATGAATCCTATCAATTAAAATGTCAAATTTAGGCAcaataaattgtatttatttattaatttctcagagatcaaattctATTTATATTATATAACACAATAATTAATCTAAATTTCAAAACAATCTGAGATGATGGATGTGGAAATCTTACTTCTTCTGGTCTTCTGAGTTGGAACTACCTGAGGTGAAATAGGTGCCCATGCATTCATAACCTTTAACAGCGGCTAATGTAGCCCCTGCTGTTAACGACCATGGAGAGCTGAACATGGCTCCCAACCCCAATGCAGCCATACTGGCAAACGCTGACCACTTGCACTCATTcaatttctcttctcttcttcttctttcttcttcCTGTCTCCATTCTCTCGCTCTCGCCTCCTCTTccgtcttcctcctctcctcctgtctctcctcttctatcttcctcaactcctcctctcttttcatttcctcctctctcctcacctcctcttcccGCTTCCTGATCTCCTCCTCTTGTATCTCCATTTCTTCCTcttttttcttcctctcctcctctctcttcctatcctcctcctcttcgatCTTCCTCTGGACCTCCTGGTAAATCTTGTTGGTGTAGTGTTGTCCTCCGTTCCTCTTCACCATCTCCTCTATCTTCTTCAGCAGCTCTCTAACCTGAGtgttgtcttctctcctgtcaTTGTTTAGGGAGTGATATCTGCCCCCACAGATATTGATGAGTTTCTGTAGATCTTTGCTCTCAGCCAGAAACCCTTCCATTGATTTTCCCTTCAGTTGATCTTCATGTGTGAACAGAATGATGGTGTGTATTGATGCTTCTTCTCCAAAGTTCTCCTGGATCCACTTCacagtgttcctctcctcctctgtgaacCTCCCCAGTCTGATCACCAGCAGGAAGGCGTGGGGTCCTGGGACTGACATGTAGATGGCCTTCTCTATTTCTCTTTTTATCTCTTCTTGAGACATTGTTGTGTCATAGAGTCCCGGGGTGTCGATGACATCAATCTTCCTCCCATCCAccactccactctgtttctcactCTGTGCAGTCACAGACACTGGAGAAGCCCCCACTTTAAACACCTCTCTCCCCAGGATGGTGTTTCCTGTTGCACTCTTCCCTGCCCCAGTCGTCCCCACCAGAACTATCCTCAGGTCAGAGGGCTGCCCTAAAACTGTGGAAACCAACAAGAAATGATTGATTTGATGGTAGGTGTCTTGGTATAAGGCTACTTACTCTATGTCcatgcatatatgtgtgtgtgtatgtgtgtgtctgtgtctttcctggttgagggttgacGAGACATTAAATGCTTCTCTTATAGTCAAATACGATTCAGCTTATACACCCATATATACCCAACaggacatgccaccagaggtctcttcacagtcccctagTTCAACattaaacaaataattaaaaaagATGAATCAACTTCTCATGGAATGGCATTtatttactattattactattactatttactattattttatatatttatacatttatttgtgtgactgtccttgtctcttAGTGTTTagttacttgtcatgttttgtgatTTCTgttgaccccaggaagaatatctGCTGCCTCTGGAAAAGATAATGGGATCCAAacaaacaagtgtgtgtgtgtgtgtgtgtgtgtgtgtgtgtgtgtgtgtgtgtgtgtgtgtgtgtgtgtgtgtgtgtgtgtgtgtgtgtgtgtgtgtgtgtgtgtgtgtaccttggcaTTGACCAGTGAAGTCTTGCAGACAGAGTGTCAACAGGAACAGAATCTTCAGAGTCCTTCCTCTTCCTCGTTCCATTACTACAATTGCAGCCAATCAAAAACATGGAAACAGATGATGACCTCATTACAAAATACAAAGTCCACATTTCTTCGGTGACTCATGCAGTGTTCAGCAAAGTTCCAACGTTTATAGATGAGGATGGActaaattataatttttttctcaGCTACTTgactttcaaaaaaaaaaaaaatattaaactataaactataaaaAGAGTAATGTTACGTGGTATAACTGGATAAACACAGTACATTCCCTAACAACGTAGCCTACATCAGGTGAACATAATGTACTCATATGACATTCTAAACATGGTTATTCTACCGTTGCCTGACTGCTGCTGTTAAGACCAGATAGACCAGTTAGAGGTCGTGTTCCATTAACGTCAAACATCACATCTACTGTGTAGACAGACAAACAGTTCAGACAATAATGAAGTGGAATCAGTATAACTGAAACCAGTGCTTAATGTGAACAGTTAGAGGTGAACACAAACAACGTGTAAGTCGGGAGGTGTCGGAACACAAAGGGTGAGTTCCTCAGACGTTGCTGACGCCTATGGTgaaaaattgcaagattatgctatgatacttttattgcatcaaatggttgttttatgcaacagaatagaagATTCTTATAGCTattgtgtgttctactgaggatggccTCTGGGAGATCACACTGACAA
This is a stretch of genomic DNA from Oncorhynchus clarkii lewisi isolate Uvic-CL-2024 chromosome 17, UVic_Ocla_1.0, whole genome shotgun sequence. It encodes these proteins:
- the LOC139369550 gene encoding GTPase IMAP family member 7-like — protein: MERGRGRTLKILFLLTLCLQDFTGQCQVLGQPSDLRIVLVGTTGAGKSATGNTILGREVFKVGASPVSVTAQSEKQSGVVDGRKIDVIDTPGLYDTTMSQEEIKREIEKAIYMSVPGPHAFLLVIRLGRFTEEERNTVKWIQENFGEEASIHTIILFTHEDQLKGKSMEGFLAESKDLQKLINICGGRYHSLNNDRREDNTQVRELLKKIEEMVKRNGGQHYTNKIYQEVQRKIEEEEDRKREEERKKKEEEMEIQEEEIRKREEEVRREEEMKREEELRKIEEERQEERRKTEEEARAREWRQEEERRRREEKLNECKWSAFASMAALGLGAMFSSPWSLTAGATLAAVKGYECMGTYFTSGSSNSEDQKK